The genomic DNA TTTTTTGGTCATGTTTTTGTGCCTAAAGTTCATTGTAAAAAAAACCGCTCCTAAATTTTTTGGCTTATATATAAAAAAAAGGTGCAAAAGCTGTCATTTTTGCACCTTGTTTTCCCTTTTTATAAAGCCGTTGCTATCAAAAAAGATTAAGCAAAATTTATACGCAATATGCATTGTTGTTACTCCGCCTCTTTTTATTAAATATAGCATTTTTTGCTAGTTTTGTAAAACGATTGGCTTGAGTTTTTGCAAAATCGCCTGAAAGTATTCCGGTAACTCACAGCAAAAACTCATCCGCTTGTTTTGGCTGGGATGGTCAAATTCTAGCCTGTAAGCGTGCAATAATTGGCCTTTTAGCTCCTTAAATTCTTGGTTTTTGAACCCATAAACATTGTCGCCCACTATGGGATGCCCCAAATATTTGCAATGGACTCGTATTTGATGCGTCCTGCCCGTGCCCAATTTGAACTCTACAAACGTATGCTTTTGAAACCTCTCTAAGACCTTATAATAAGTTATCGCGTATCGGCCTTTTGAAGCGTCCGTTGCGGCAAACTTTTTTCGGTCTTTTTTATCGCGGGCAATATTTTTTTCAATTATGCCGTTGTCCTCTTTTAATACGCCTTGGAGTAACGCCCTATAAATTCTTATCGCGGTTTTTTGCGCCATTTGCTCGGCTAATTTTAAATGGGCGAAATCGTTTTTTGCCACGACCATAAGTCCCGAGGTATCCTTGTCAAGCCTATGAACTATGCCGGGTCTTATGGGATCGGCGCTAAGCGAGCTAAAATGATACATCAAAGCGTTAGCTAAAGTGCCACTGCTGACGCCCGCTCCGGGATGGACAACCATGCCTTGCGGCTTGTTAATGACTGCTAAGTCTTGGTCTTCATAAATAATTTCTATGGGAATGTTTTGGGGAATTAATTGGGTCTCGGGCTCGTCGGGAATGTTGATTTCTATAACATCGCCCGCCCGCAGGCTTTTGCCAGCCTTGACTTTTTGGTCCGCGACCAAAATATTGCCTTCGTCTATTAATTTTTTTATTTGGGAACGGGTTATATCTAAAACTTCAGCAAGAAAAACATCCAGCCTGTCGTTGTCTTTTTCGGCGATAATGATTTGTTTGTCCATTTTGATATTTTAATTTTCCAAAGCCGCTTCTTTATCGTCATTAATTTCTTTTTTGCGATGGCCTATGATTATGGCGATAATAAGCAATATCACGCCTATCGTAACGGCGCTGTCGGCTAGATTGAATATGGCAAAACTCTCGCCCAACAGCGGCAAGTCATAACCAAAATATATTATCTCTATAAAATCCCGAACAGAGCCTATCGCCAAACGGTCAACCATGTTGCCTATCGCCCCGCCTATGAGCAAAGCGATGGCTGTTTTACTTAAAGCTGTCAATCTATCGCAATCATAGATAAGATATAACAGCAATAAAATTATAGCGATAGCCGTAACGGTTATCAAAAACCAGCGCTTGCCCTCTAAAATAGAAAAGGCCGCGCCTTCGTTAAGCACATAAGTAATGGACAAAAATTTTGGGATTAATACTACGCTCTGCCCGAGGGTAAGATTGTTTTCCACGATGGATTTGGTCAAAAGGTCGGCAAAAATAATGCAAGCAATTATAACCAAAGGAACCCAAAGATTTTTTACAAAATCCTTAAGGCTGCGGTTTTTGATCCTTGAACCAATTTTACCAAAAAAATCATATATTTTCATTATTTTAACTTTACCAAAAAAATATAGCTGTGTAAAGCAATAATTTAAGCAAAATTTTTTTTAGTCTTTATATCAACAAAAAGCGGGGAAAGT from Clostridiales bacterium includes the following:
- a CDS encoding RluA family pseudouridine synthase — protein: MDKQIIIAEKDNDRLDVFLAEVLDITRSQIKKLIDEGNILVADQKVKAGKSLRAGDVIEINIPDEPETQLIPQNIPIEIIYEDQDLAVINKPQGMVVHPGAGVSSGTLANALMYHFSSLSADPIRPGIVHRLDKDTSGLMVVAKNDFAHLKLAEQMAQKTAIRIYRALLQGVLKEDNGIIEKNIARDKKDRKKFAATDASKGRYAITYYKVLERFQKHTFVEFKLGTGRTHQIRVHCKYLGHPIVGDNVYGFKNQEFKELKGQLLHAYRLEFDHPSQNKRMSFCCELPEYFQAILQKLKPIVLQN
- the lspA gene encoding signal peptidase II; translated protein: MKIYDFFGKIGSRIKNRSLKDFVKNLWVPLVIIACIIFADLLTKSIVENNLTLGQSVVLIPKFLSITYVLNEGAAFSILEGKRWFLITVTAIAIILLLLYLIYDCDRLTALSKTAIALLIGGAIGNMVDRLAIGSVRDFIEIIYFGYDLPLLGESFAIFNLADSAVTIGVILLIIAIIIGHRKKEINDDKEAALEN